A window of Mucilaginibacter paludis DSM 18603 contains these coding sequences:
- a CDS encoding ABC transporter permease yields MTLNRQHFAKFQSLIALVVLCIVLSCLSDKFLTVDNGWNVMRQISVNICIAVGMTLVVLTSGIDLSVGSVLALCGAITAGLMKNGIEVHSSNLYIGFTLLGAILAGLFTGAGVGAFNGFAITRFKVPPFVATLAMLTIARGLTLLWTQGFPISVFGEKFGYIGTGWFLGIPVPVWISAIVVLTAVVITMKTPLGRYIYAIGGNENAAKLSGINISKVKIIVYSMAGALAAVGGLIVTSRLDSAQPNAGISYELDAIAAVVIGGTSLSGGKGTIWGTVLGAVIIGVLNNGLVLLNVSPFWQQVVKGGVILLAVIIDKANSKSE; encoded by the coding sequence ATGACCTTGAATCGCCAACATTTCGCCAAATTCCAATCGCTTATAGCGCTTGTGGTTTTGTGCATCGTATTGAGTTGCCTGTCGGATAAGTTCCTAACCGTAGATAACGGCTGGAACGTAATGCGCCAAATATCTGTTAACATTTGTATAGCCGTAGGGATGACACTGGTTGTATTAACCTCGGGAATCGACTTATCCGTAGGATCGGTATTGGCCCTTTGCGGCGCTATTACGGCAGGACTGATGAAAAATGGTATTGAAGTGCATTCGAGTAACCTCTACATCGGTTTCACATTGTTGGGCGCTATCCTTGCGGGATTATTTACCGGCGCAGGTGTGGGCGCATTTAACGGCTTTGCCATCACACGTTTCAAAGTGCCACCATTTGTGGCTACACTGGCCATGCTCACTATTGCAAGGGGCTTAACCTTGTTATGGACACAGGGCTTTCCGATCTCTGTATTCGGCGAAAAATTCGGTTACATCGGTACCGGCTGGTTTTTAGGTATACCGGTTCCGGTTTGGATCTCGGCTATTGTTGTTTTAACAGCGGTTGTTATCACGATGAAAACTCCGTTGGGCCGATATATTTATGCCATTGGCGGTAACGAAAATGCGGCTAAATTATCAGGCATCAACATCAGCAAAGTCAAGATCATCGTTTACAGCATGGCCGGAGCACTGGCCGCCGTGGGTGGTTTGATCGTCACTTCAAGATTGGATTCTGCTCAGCCAAATGCCGGTATTAGTTACGAACTGGACGCTATCGCAGCTGTGGTGATTGGCGGCACTTCCTTATCGGGAGGCAAAGGCACCATTTGGGGAACCGTGCTTGGCGCAGTTATCATTGGTGTGCTTAACAATGGACTGGTATTGCTTAACGTATCGCCTTTTTGGCAGCAGGTGGTTAAAGGCGGCGTAATTTTACTCGCCGTGATTATTGACAAGGCTAATTCTAAATCCGAGTGA
- a CDS encoding DUF2291 domain-containing protein — MRKEIKYAIWFVIIIFIGYNSVYFRKLSELKATGKTFNAVAYAQDLLTNKLPAVTEKAITLDELITQLKVSPANTFAENGHVLSIGSTKFFMVKGTGTITDMDDSDVKLSTIAHNDFQIATEFVFGNAIRDASGLVDLNDFTNTVDLSNISSEINKIIRAKVIPPFKSAAKKGDKIEFTGAVELNQAHLNLNDIEMLPVSLKIIP; from the coding sequence ATGAGAAAGGAAATCAAATATGCCATCTGGTTCGTGATCATTATTTTTATAGGTTATAACTCGGTTTATTTCCGTAAGTTGAGCGAGTTAAAAGCCACCGGAAAAACATTTAACGCTGTTGCTTACGCGCAAGACCTGCTGACTAATAAACTACCCGCCGTTACAGAAAAGGCTATTACGCTTGATGAATTAATTACGCAACTTAAAGTATCACCGGCTAACACTTTTGCCGAAAACGGTCATGTCCTCTCTATAGGCAGCACCAAATTTTTCATGGTGAAAGGCACGGGCACCATTACTGATATGGACGATAGCGATGTGAAGCTTTCAACCATAGCACATAACGATTTCCAAATAGCTACCGAGTTTGTATTTGGCAATGCCATTCGTGATGCCTCGGGTTTGGTTGATCTGAACGATTTTACCAATACAGTAGATCTGAGCAATATTTCTTCGGAAATCAATAAGATCATCCGCGCTAAGGTGATCCCACCATTTAAATCGGCAGCTAAAAAAGGCGATAAGATTGAGTTTACAGGCGCCGTAGAACTTAATCAGGCACATCTAAACCTAAACGATATTGAGATGCTCCCTGTATCTCTAAAAATAATTCCTTAA
- a CDS encoding FGGY family carbohydrate kinase codes for MMDQKYILAIDQGTSSTKSTIFDEKGNAIARGQVDLATQFLDGGMVEQDPLGIFENVLASVSLCLEAFRRTGKDTGSILSIGISNQRETFVVWDANGDPLHNAVVWQCKRSIDICNQLINGGFKKTVKERTGLIIDPYFSASKLIWLYQNKDKVRAAIDTGNAYFGTIDTWLLFKLTGGKRYLTDHTNASRTMLFNLSTLNWDTYLLATFGLDKINLPEVIASSSDFGASDFGGSFDREIPIGAMIGDSHAAAFGEGCFEQGQAKATLGTGCSIMMNAGTDLPSGSEGVVTTICWSTSTRVDYGLEGVIVSCGSTMEWLRRELTLFSDIKQTQDMANSVLDNNGVYIIPAFSGMGAPYWQMDRKGELLGLTFNTSKNHIVRAGLESIAYQIRSVIDAMENAAQLDLRMLIVNGGIISNNFVLGFLTDLLNKPLYYGISDASGLGAAMLAGLQAGLFESLEEIKALAKPKSTVMPTINPTSVQVNYHTWLAHVNRTYTDK; via the coding sequence ATGATGGATCAAAAATATATACTGGCGATAGACCAGGGCACCAGCAGCACCAAGTCGACTATTTTTGATGAAAAGGGTAATGCCATCGCACGGGGCCAGGTGGACTTGGCTACGCAGTTTTTAGATGGAGGAATGGTAGAACAAGATCCTTTAGGGATATTTGAAAATGTGTTGGCATCTGTTTCCCTTTGCCTTGAGGCTTTTCGCCGAACAGGTAAAGATACAGGATCCATCTTAAGCATTGGGATATCCAATCAGCGGGAAACCTTTGTCGTATGGGACGCTAACGGAGATCCCTTGCACAATGCTGTTGTGTGGCAATGCAAACGTTCGATCGATATCTGCAACCAATTGATTAATGGCGGGTTTAAAAAAACGGTAAAAGAACGTACAGGGCTGATCATCGACCCCTACTTCTCTGCATCAAAATTGATATGGTTATATCAAAATAAAGATAAAGTCAGGGCGGCCATAGACACTGGCAATGCTTATTTTGGCACGATTGACACCTGGCTTTTATTTAAACTGACAGGGGGCAAGCGCTATCTCACTGATCACACAAATGCTTCACGGACAATGCTTTTTAACTTATCAACATTAAACTGGGACACCTATCTTTTGGCAACTTTCGGTTTAGATAAGATAAATCTACCGGAAGTAATTGCCTCTTCGTCTGATTTTGGCGCAAGCGACTTTGGTGGGTCATTTGACCGGGAGATACCGATCGGGGCGATGATCGGCGATTCCCATGCCGCGGCATTTGGCGAAGGTTGTTTTGAGCAAGGCCAGGCGAAAGCAACATTGGGAACAGGCTGTTCCATTATGATGAATGCCGGTACGGATTTGCCTTCCGGTAGCGAGGGGGTTGTTACGACAATATGTTGGAGTACATCAACGAGAGTGGATTATGGGCTTGAGGGTGTGATCGTTTCCTGTGGTTCGACGATGGAGTGGCTGCGCAGGGAGCTCACTCTTTTTAGTGATATCAAGCAAACGCAGGATATGGCCAATAGCGTGCTTGATAATAACGGTGTTTATATTATCCCGGCATTCAGCGGCATGGGTGCACCGTATTGGCAGATGGACAGAAAAGGGGAGCTTCTTGGCTTAACTTTTAACACCTCCAAAAACCACATCGTCAGGGCTGGTTTGGAGTCAATCGCTTACCAGATCCGGTCTGTGATCGACGCAATGGAAAATGCCGCGCAACTGGACCTACGCATGTTGATTGTCAATGGCGGTATAATCTCTAACAACTTTGTTTTAGGTTTTCTTACCGATCTTTTAAACAAACCCTTGTATTACGGAATATCGGATGCGTCTGGCTTGGGTGCTGCTATGCTAGCGGGTTTGCAGGCCGGACTTTTTGAAAGCCTTGAAGAGATCAAGGCATTGGCTAAGCCTAAATCTACCGTGATGCCAACAATAAACCCAACCTCGGTTCAGGTAAACTACCATACATGGTTAGCTCACGTAAACAGAACCTATACAGATAAATGA
- a CDS encoding sugar ABC transporter ATP-binding protein — protein sequence MLIADHITKKFPGVIALQDVYMELHPGKVNAILGENGAGKSTLMKILSGVYSEYEGRILLQDTEVNFANPREAQGAGIGIIHQELNLVPHLNITENIFLGRELTNNWGMLDGKAMKNRTQYLLDKLKLKVSPDTLIFDLKVGQQQVVEIAKALLTDCQVLIMDEPTSAITESEVEVLFDIIKELRDENKVIVYISHKLDELFKIADRYIVLRDGKTIESGEMKDINHDTLIHKMVGREINVIRNKGYKATAGPVLTVQNINLKHPENQKRDLLKNVSLQLCPGEVLGIFGLMGAGRTELLETIFGLHKAHTGTISIQQQATKFRSPGEAMKAGIALVPEDRKKDGLVLGLDVKTNISITTLDNLQSMGLLSDGKEQELAKRYIDSLKIKTPSANQITKNLSGGNQQKIVLAKCLATQPIVLMLDEPTRGIDINAKNEIYKLILELAAAGMGIIMVSSELPEILAISDRILVMAEGSITAEFKAADASEDNILKAAIPKNL from the coding sequence ATGTTGATAGCAGATCATATCACCAAAAAATTCCCCGGCGTTATTGCTTTGCAGGATGTTTACATGGAGCTGCATCCCGGCAAGGTAAATGCGATACTGGGCGAGAACGGCGCGGGTAAATCTACGCTGATGAAAATCCTATCAGGCGTTTATTCTGAATACGAAGGCCGCATTTTATTACAGGATACCGAGGTAAACTTTGCTAATCCGCGCGAAGCACAGGGCGCGGGCATCGGCATTATTCACCAGGAGCTAAATTTAGTGCCCCACCTCAATATCACCGAGAATATATTTTTAGGACGCGAGTTAACCAATAACTGGGGCATGCTGGATGGCAAGGCCATGAAAAACCGCACCCAATACCTTTTAGATAAACTGAAGCTGAAGGTTAGTCCGGATACGTTGATCTTTGATTTAAAGGTTGGTCAGCAGCAGGTGGTTGAAATTGCCAAGGCCCTGCTAACCGATTGCCAGGTTCTGATTATGGATGAACCAACTTCGGCCATTACCGAGAGCGAGGTTGAGGTATTGTTCGATATCATCAAAGAACTTCGCGATGAGAATAAGGTGATCGTATACATATCGCATAAGCTGGATGAGCTTTTTAAAATAGCCGACCGTTACATTGTGCTTCGCGATGGCAAAACCATCGAATCGGGCGAGATGAAAGATATTAACCACGATACGCTGATCCATAAAATGGTTGGCCGCGAGATCAACGTCATTCGCAACAAAGGCTACAAAGCCACCGCCGGGCCTGTACTTACTGTACAAAATATTAACCTAAAACATCCTGAAAACCAAAAACGTGATCTGTTAAAGAACGTATCACTGCAACTTTGCCCCGGTGAGGTTTTGGGCATTTTCGGTTTAATGGGCGCCGGGCGTACCGAATTATTGGAAACCATTTTCGGTTTGCATAAGGCTCATACCGGTACTATCAGTATCCAACAGCAGGCAACAAAATTTAGATCGCCGGGCGAGGCTATGAAAGCCGGAATAGCTTTGGTACCCGAAGACCGCAAGAAAGACGGCCTGGTATTGGGGTTGGATGTAAAAACCAATATTAGCATTACCACATTGGATAATCTGCAAAGCATGGGTTTGCTGAGCGATGGTAAAGAACAGGAACTGGCGAAAAGATATATCGATTCGCTCAAGATCAAAACACCGTCGGCTAATCAGATCACCAAAAACCTGAGTGGTGGTAACCAGCAAAAAATAGTACTGGCTAAATGCCTGGCTACCCAGCCTATTGTGCTGATGCTGGACGAGCCAACGCGTGGTATTGATATCAACGCCAAAAACGAGATTTACAAACTGATATTAGAACTGGCTGCAGCGGGTATGGGCATCATTATGGTATCATCCGAATTGCCGGAGATACTCGCCATATCCGATCGCATCCTGGTAATGGCCGAAGGCAGCATTACTGCCGAATTTAAAGCCGCCGATGCATCCGAAGATAACATCCTGAAAGCAGCCATTCCTAAAAACCTATAA
- a CDS encoding DUF5060 domain-containing protein: MIQSLMQTNKTFFLFFVFVVLLVFLFLFGAHAQVKVERWNRFEISLKGPVTGNPFTENHFSAIFSNNSKRVSVDGFYDGEGNYLIRFMPMELGKWNYITVSNIAALNHRSGLFTCVAPNNANHGMIRVADTYHFRYEDGKPYYPFGTTAYAWIHQGPELEEATLTTLKSSAFNKIRMCILPKYYTYVTNEPLFYPYEKGDGKNRWNFKRFNPAFFRHLEKRIDDLNALGIEADLIIFHPYDKGHWGFDSMGKENDLLYIKYLAARLSAFRNVWWSMANEFDYIKSKPRAVWDDYAAAVVGHDPYRHLCSIHNGSVYYDNWKPYFTHVSIQNGAPVEDFGRAGLLRDVYFKPVIYDEVCYEGNLPQRWGRLTGQEMTAAVWQGIIAGTYVTHGESIKGNGDTIFWAKGGILKGESPARIAFLRTLLENGPGPLHLADNWKDNQTAQTDSTYYLIYLGKPKQKEWMFSLPKKGGPPVGTKYKVDLIDTWKMSVTPINQVFETSKADGYRIYDKNHSLVSLPDDSYLAFRIHLIK; this comes from the coding sequence ATGATACAATCTCTTATGCAGACAAACAAAACATTTTTCTTATTTTTTGTCTTTGTAGTTTTATTGGTGTTCCTTTTTTTATTTGGCGCACATGCGCAAGTGAAAGTAGAACGCTGGAACCGGTTCGAGATAAGTTTGAAAGGCCCTGTAACAGGTAATCCTTTTACAGAAAATCATTTTTCCGCTATATTTTCGAATAACTCCAAACGTGTCAGTGTTGATGGTTTTTATGACGGCGAAGGTAACTATCTAATAAGATTTATGCCAATGGAACTTGGTAAGTGGAATTACATCACAGTAAGTAATATTGCTGCATTAAACCATCGGTCTGGATTATTTACCTGCGTAGCTCCAAACAACGCAAATCATGGCATGATACGCGTTGCGGACACGTATCATTTCAGATACGAAGACGGTAAGCCATATTATCCTTTTGGTACCACCGCTTACGCTTGGATCCATCAGGGGCCAGAACTTGAGGAAGCGACATTGACCACACTTAAAAGCTCCGCTTTTAACAAAATCAGGATGTGCATTCTCCCTAAATATTATACTTATGTAACTAATGAACCCCTTTTCTATCCTTACGAAAAAGGAGATGGAAAAAACAGGTGGAACTTTAAGCGGTTTAACCCTGCCTTTTTCAGGCATCTGGAAAAACGGATCGATGATTTAAACGCGCTTGGAATAGAGGCTGATCTGATCATTTTCCACCCTTATGATAAAGGGCATTGGGGGTTTGACAGTATGGGTAAGGAAAATGATCTATTGTATATTAAATATCTTGCGGCACGCCTTTCGGCTTTCAGGAACGTCTGGTGGTCGATGGCCAACGAATTTGATTACATCAAAAGTAAGCCCCGTGCGGTATGGGATGATTATGCAGCGGCTGTAGTGGGGCATGACCCCTACCGCCATCTGTGCTCGATCCATAATGGCAGTGTGTATTACGATAACTGGAAGCCGTATTTTACCCATGTTAGCATACAAAACGGCGCACCTGTCGAAGATTTCGGCCGTGCTGGTTTATTACGCGATGTGTATTTCAAACCCGTGATTTATGATGAGGTTTGTTATGAAGGAAATCTTCCTCAAAGATGGGGGCGTCTTACAGGTCAGGAAATGACAGCTGCGGTCTGGCAGGGCATAATAGCCGGAACATATGTCACACATGGTGAAAGTATCAAAGGCAATGGAGATACAATATTTTGGGCCAAGGGCGGCATATTAAAGGGCGAAAGCCCAGCCCGAATCGCTTTTCTCAGGACCTTATTAGAAAACGGCCCCGGTCCTTTACATCTCGCTGATAACTGGAAGGATAATCAAACCGCGCAAACAGATAGCACGTATTACCTCATCTATCTTGGCAAACCAAAGCAAAAGGAATGGATGTTCAGCTTGCCTAAAAAAGGTGGGCCACCCGTAGGCACAAAATACAAGGTTGACCTGATTGACACATGGAAAATGTCCGTAACGCCCATTAATCAGGTTTTCGAGACCAGTAAAGCCGATGGTTATCGAATTTATGATAAAAACCATAGCTTGGTAAGCTTACCTGATGATTCTTATCTGGCATTTCGAATACATTTAATAAAATAA
- a CDS encoding D-ribose ABC transporter substrate-binding protein: protein MRRLTLLLLFMLAFAGCKDNSKSAKAKKVAVIVSTLNNPWFVFLAQTASAQAKSLGYETKIFDSQNNTATETDNFENAIAAGYGAILFNPTDANGSVVNVNKAKAAGVAVFCMDREVNSATGPTSQILSDSYSGCVNLGKYFVKQMRKKGKYVEILGIVADNNTWNRSKGFHSVVDYYPGLQMVAQQSADFDRNKGLEVMESILQAHPDIDGVFCGNDAMAMGAYQALAAAGKANKVKVMGFDGAEDAIQGIKDGKILATAMQFPKVMAQTAANYADEYFKGKRDFPKKIQVGVEMVTGKNVSDYIAYGKKN, encoded by the coding sequence ATGAGAAGATTAACACTGTTATTGTTATTTATGCTGGCTTTTGCCGGCTGTAAGGATAATTCAAAATCGGCCAAAGCCAAAAAGGTAGCGGTTATTGTATCTACACTCAATAATCCCTGGTTTGTGTTTTTAGCGCAAACAGCTTCGGCGCAAGCTAAAAGTTTGGGTTACGAAACCAAGATCTTTGATTCGCAAAACAACACCGCTACCGAAACCGATAACTTTGAAAATGCCATCGCCGCTGGCTATGGCGCTATCCTGTTCAATCCTACAGATGCCAATGGCTCTGTAGTCAATGTAAATAAAGCCAAAGCAGCCGGTGTAGCAGTTTTTTGCATGGACAGGGAGGTGAACTCTGCCACCGGACCAACATCGCAGATCTTATCTGATAGTTATTCAGGCTGTGTGAACCTTGGTAAATACTTTGTGAAGCAAATGCGCAAAAAAGGCAAATATGTTGAGATACTAGGCATTGTTGCCGATAACAACACCTGGAATCGCTCTAAAGGATTCCACAGCGTGGTTGATTATTACCCCGGCTTACAAATGGTAGCCCAGCAAAGTGCCGATTTTGACCGCAATAAAGGTCTGGAAGTAATGGAATCCATCTTACAGGCACACCCTGATATCGATGGTGTGTTCTGCGGGAACGATGCCATGGCCATGGGTGCCTACCAGGCTTTAGCTGCAGCAGGCAAAGCTAACAAAGTAAAAGTAATGGGTTTTGATGGCGCTGAAGATGCTATACAAGGCATTAAGGATGGAAAGATATTGGCTACCGCGATGCAGTTCCCTAAGGTGATGGCGCAAACTGCTGCCAATTACGCCGATGAATATTTTAAGGGTAAGCGAGACTTCCCGAAAAAGATTCAGGTTGGAGTAGAGATGGTAACCGGTAAAAACGTATCTGATTACATAGCCTACGGTAAAAAGAATTAA
- a CDS encoding transketolase, translating into MTDKELKEKSVGYRKKILKYIVGANAGHTGGSLSCIDVLNVLYNDVLNVSPDNFTSPDRDRYIQSKGHCVEALFVVLADKGFFPETDLETLCKYKSHYIGHPTKKVHGVEQNTGALGHGLPIAAGVALAAKLDKKDYRVFTLLGDGELPEGSNWEAALTASHYKLDNLCAIIDNNKLQITGTNAEVCNTDPLDAKFESFGWAVKQVDGHDIHALREAFASMPFEPGKPNLIIAHTIKGKGISFMENSVKWHHGVPNHEQYQSAMTELDVALTNI; encoded by the coding sequence ATGACAGACAAAGAGTTAAAAGAAAAATCAGTTGGGTATCGTAAAAAGATCCTCAAATATATTGTAGGCGCCAATGCCGGGCACACGGGTGGCAGCCTATCGTGCATTGATGTGTTGAACGTTTTGTATAACGATGTGCTGAATGTGAGTCCGGATAATTTTACTTCGCCGGATCGCGACCGTTACATCCAGAGCAAGGGCCATTGTGTTGAAGCGCTTTTTGTGGTACTGGCCGACAAAGGCTTCTTCCCGGAAACGGATCTTGAAACATTATGCAAATATAAATCCCATTACATAGGCCATCCTACTAAAAAGGTACATGGCGTTGAGCAAAATACAGGCGCTTTGGGGCACGGGTTACCAATTGCTGCCGGTGTTGCGCTTGCCGCGAAACTGGATAAAAAAGACTATCGTGTTTTTACCCTTTTGGGGGACGGTGAACTGCCCGAAGGTTCAAACTGGGAGGCGGCTTTAACAGCTTCGCATTACAAGTTGGATAACCTTTGCGCCATCATCGATAACAATAAACTGCAAATTACAGGTACTAATGCCGAGGTATGTAATACTGACCCGCTTGACGCCAAGTTTGAAAGCTTTGGATGGGCCGTAAAACAGGTTGACGGACACGATATTCATGCGTTGCGCGAGGCATTTGCCAGTATGCCTTTTGAGCCGGGAAAACCTAACCTGATTATAGCCCATACCATTAAAGGTAAAGGCATCAGCTTTATGGAAAACTCGGTAAAGTGGCACCACGGTGTACCTAACCACGAACAATATCAAAGCGCCATGACCGAACTGGATGTGGCACTCACCAACATTTAA
- a CDS encoding transketolase family protein encodes MGTVIKNTSANAKPNQDVFAATLLKLAETDKDIIAVTSDSRGSGKLVAFGQQLPEQIVEIGIAEQNLVGVAAGLASAGKKAFAVSPACFLTARALEQIKNDVCYSDNPVRLIGISAGVSYGALGTTHHSLHDFAVLRAINNITIVVPADNFETEQAVKLAAQSTKPVYLRFGKKPMPLLTEDENIGFEFGKGRVVKNGGDITIIANGETVYPALLAAQKLEESGILATVVSMHTIKPLDVTLIAQLASETKAIITVEEHMINGGLGEACASYLLQSGHKKPFKIMGIPDEYTVTGSQVEILNHYGISADGIADQAIKLLS; translated from the coding sequence TTGGGAACAGTTATAAAAAATACTTCGGCTAACGCCAAACCAAACCAGGATGTTTTTGCGGCTACCTTATTAAAGCTTGCCGAAACTGATAAAGATATTATTGCCGTTACCAGCGATTCGCGCGGTTCGGGCAAGCTGGTTGCATTCGGGCAGCAATTGCCCGAGCAGATTGTAGAGATAGGCATTGCCGAGCAAAACCTGGTAGGCGTTGCCGCCGGATTGGCTTCGGCAGGTAAAAAAGCATTCGCGGTATCACCAGCTTGTTTTTTAACCGCTAGAGCTTTGGAGCAGATCAAAAACGATGTTTGTTACTCAGATAATCCTGTAAGGTTAATTGGCATTAGCGCCGGTGTAAGTTACGGAGCATTGGGAACAACGCACCACAGTCTGCACGATTTTGCCGTACTGCGCGCCATCAATAATATTACCATTGTAGTACCTGCCGATAATTTTGAAACCGAGCAAGCTGTAAAATTGGCTGCACAAAGCACCAAGCCAGTTTACCTGCGCTTCGGTAAAAAACCAATGCCTCTTTTAACCGAAGATGAGAATATTGGTTTTGAGTTTGGCAAAGGCAGGGTGGTGAAAAATGGCGGCGATATAACAATCATCGCCAACGGCGAAACCGTTTACCCAGCCCTGTTAGCCGCGCAAAAGCTGGAAGAATCGGGCATATTGGCAACGGTAGTGAGCATGCATACCATTAAACCTTTAGACGTAACATTGATTGCACAGTTAGCTTCTGAAACAAAAGCCATTATAACGGTGGAGGAGCACATGATCAATGGCGGTTTAGGTGAGGCCTGCGCATCCTACTTATTACAAAGTGGACACAAAAAGCCTTTTAAAATCATGGGCATCCCTGACGAGTACACCGTTACGGGCTCTCAGGTTGAGATATTGAACCACTACGGAATTTCGGCAGATGGGATTGCCGATCAAGCCATTAAACTACTATCATAA